The Desulfomonile tiedjei genome contains a region encoding:
- the pgeF gene encoding peptidoglycan editing factor PgeF, producing the protein MNIDVSLSKVQENQIALAVSAAESFGAVMAFSLRQGGQSPEPFDSLNFSASQGDSQENVRSNFAILGKHIGIDPQRIVTCRQVHGDHIQMVDAPLDMPSQADAIVTATPDIFPAVKTADCVPILILDPVRKIAAAVHAGWRGTILRITRKTLEFMGATFHSDPSQLLVGIGPGIGPCCYEVDDAVLKPFRKSFPDAERFISEHNSSPRSTTSYHLDLSAANRFELTEMGVPQKNIHVADLCTACHKDLFFSHRRDGANSGRHIAVVGFRG; encoded by the coding sequence TTGAACATAGACGTGTCCCTATCCAAGGTGCAAGAAAACCAAATAGCGCTTGCCGTTTCGGCCGCGGAATCGTTTGGAGCTGTCATGGCCTTTTCCTTGAGGCAAGGCGGTCAGTCCCCCGAGCCTTTCGATTCCCTGAACTTCTCCGCCAGCCAAGGCGATTCACAGGAAAATGTTAGGAGCAACTTCGCGATTCTTGGCAAACATATCGGAATTGATCCTCAGAGAATAGTGACTTGCCGCCAGGTACACGGGGACCACATTCAGATGGTAGACGCGCCGCTCGATATGCCTTCGCAGGCCGACGCAATAGTGACGGCCACACCCGACATCTTCCCCGCGGTAAAGACTGCAGATTGCGTCCCCATACTGATACTCGACCCTGTCCGAAAAATCGCGGCCGCAGTCCACGCGGGCTGGCGAGGGACAATATTGAGAATTACGCGCAAAACCCTGGAGTTTATGGGAGCCACGTTCCACTCAGATCCCTCCCAACTCCTGGTCGGGATAGGGCCCGGCATCGGCCCATGCTGCTACGAAGTGGACGATGCAGTTCTGAAACCCTTCCGTAAGAGTTTCCCCGATGCGGAGCGTTTTATCAGCGAACACAACTCAAGTCCTAGATCGACGACATCGTACCATTTGGACCTGTCCGCCGCGAACCGGTTCGAACTGACCGAAATGGGTGTTCCCCAAAAAAACATCCATGTCGCGGATCTTTGCACAGCTTGCCACAAAGACCTCTTCTTCTCCCACCGCCGCGACGGCGCCAATTCCGGCAGACATATAGCCGTGGTAGGCTTCCGAGGGTAG
- a CDS encoding NYN domain-containing protein, producing the protein MPYLIDGNNVMAQTIGWHKDKVAARRNLIHSLAKFLAVRKAKVTVVFDGPQDAEFPEGSKYKSVKILYAHPGSDADSRIKDLVKKSTNKRDLILVSSDKALGGFVAHQGARVMPSGQFRKLLEEAAAMSPTKPMQTEHIDIDDWLDFFKRSDKN; encoded by the coding sequence ATGCCGTATCTCATCGATGGCAACAACGTGATGGCTCAGACAATAGGTTGGCACAAGGACAAAGTTGCAGCCAGGAGGAACTTGATCCACAGCCTTGCGAAATTCCTCGCGGTCCGGAAGGCAAAGGTCACGGTGGTTTTCGACGGCCCGCAGGACGCGGAATTTCCGGAAGGATCAAAATACAAAAGCGTCAAGATACTCTATGCCCACCCCGGTTCTGACGCTGATTCCCGAATAAAAGACCTGGTAAAAAAATCCACTAACAAACGCGATTTGATTCTCGTTTCGTCTGACAAGGCTTTGGGTGGCTTCGTCGCTCACCAGGGGGCGCGAGTCATGCCGTCAGGACAATTCCGGAAACTATTGGAGGAAGCGGCCGCGATGAGTCCGACGAAACCGATGCAAACGGAACATATTGACATTGACGATTGGCTCGACTTCTTCAAGCGGTCTGACAAGAATTGA
- a CDS encoding stage II sporulation protein M yields MNINQFIAERKGEWEKLEGIAKDFKPGKANRLSRADLWQLGKLYTAAVSDLALLKSSDLALDPGNEVIAYLNSLVIKVHGMIYRKPAFRWMTIPRFILTEFPGAVRKTLIYTAVAWLIFASFFLVGFVLALTEPQFIELVVPQRIISTVEKGQVWFSDLHAVAPLASSQLMTHNVSVTFLVIASGITFGVGTVYLLALNGLLIGTVAALCFRHGLSLEFWSFLLPHGSIELSAIFIAGGAGLILGHALLDPGPYKRVEILSVRSRPAGRLALGCVFLLIMAGLVEAFLSPSPLPAWFKIAFGIVMFASLWAFLLMSGRHAGEAGADEDRSGMGAGSQ; encoded by the coding sequence GTGAATATAAACCAGTTCATCGCGGAACGCAAAGGCGAATGGGAAAAGCTGGAGGGAATAGCAAAAGATTTCAAGCCCGGCAAAGCGAATCGCCTCAGCCGCGCGGATTTGTGGCAGTTGGGCAAGCTTTATACCGCGGCCGTTTCGGACCTGGCCCTTCTGAAATCCTCCGATTTGGCGCTGGATCCCGGCAACGAGGTGATTGCCTATCTGAACAGCCTGGTGATTAAAGTTCACGGGATGATCTACAGAAAGCCCGCGTTCCGATGGATGACCATTCCTCGCTTCATTTTGACTGAATTTCCGGGAGCTGTCCGCAAGACCCTTATCTATACGGCTGTTGCCTGGTTGATTTTTGCTTCGTTTTTCTTAGTCGGTTTCGTTCTTGCTTTGACCGAACCGCAATTCATTGAACTTGTCGTTCCACAGCGTATTATTTCAACAGTTGAAAAAGGTCAGGTCTGGTTTAGCGATCTTCACGCGGTGGCGCCACTGGCCTCCAGCCAGTTGATGACCCACAATGTTTCGGTTACATTCCTGGTTATAGCGTCAGGCATAACCTTTGGCGTTGGGACAGTATACCTGTTGGCCCTGAACGGTTTACTCATAGGAACGGTGGCTGCCTTGTGCTTCCGCCACGGTCTTTCGCTCGAGTTCTGGTCGTTTTTGCTGCCTCACGGCAGCATAGAACTGTCGGCCATATTCATTGCCGGGGGGGCAGGGCTGATTCTCGGTCACGCCCTTCTCGATCCGGGCCCTTATAAGCGGGTGGAAATCCTTTCCGTGCGGAGCCGACCTGCGGGGCGTCTTGCTCTTGGATGTGTGTTCCTTTTGATTATGGCGGGACTGGTAGAGGCTTTCCTTTCACCGTCCCCGTTACCGGCTTGGTTCAAAATCGCTTTTGGAATAGTGATGTTCGCGTCGCTCTGGGCATTCCTTCTCATGTCAGGACGGCATGCCGGGGAGGCAGGAGCTGATGAAGATCGGTCAGGCATGGGAGCGGGTTCGCAGTGA
- a CDS encoding cysteine hydrolase: protein MSGHVLIVVDMIKDNVNTAGHGLMDSEARNIIPSILQMTQVFRRYGGRVVFACDSFMEGDFIFRGRMPPHAIRGTGGDMPIDELEMQPEDLYLPKRRMSAFYKTDLDQTLRTWGAHTVAVCGIVTNVCVLLTALDAVQNDFNSIIVSDACACHKPAIHETTLQLYDKFLLAPIFRVMTVSELTSELAAGDRLVSNSDSPSEKQFR, encoded by the coding sequence TTGTCGGGTCACGTGTTGATTGTGGTTGACATGATTAAGGATAATGTCAACACCGCGGGCCATGGCCTGATGGATTCGGAAGCAAGGAATATTATCCCGTCTATTCTTCAGATGACACAGGTCTTCAGACGCTACGGGGGCCGTGTGGTTTTTGCATGTGACAGCTTTATGGAAGGCGATTTCATCTTTCGGGGCCGAATGCCTCCTCATGCTATTCGGGGGACAGGCGGAGACATGCCGATTGATGAACTTGAGATGCAACCTGAGGATCTTTACCTTCCAAAGCGGCGCATGAGCGCTTTTTACAAGACCGACCTGGACCAGACCCTTCGCACCTGGGGCGCTCATACCGTCGCGGTCTGCGGAATAGTTACAAACGTGTGTGTGCTCCTCACGGCCCTGGACGCGGTGCAGAACGACTTTAATTCAATCATAGTCTCCGATGCGTGCGCGTGCCACAAGCCTGCTATTCATGAAACAACTTTGCAGCTCTATGACAAATTTCTTCTTGCACCCATTTTTCGAGTAATGACAGTCTCGGAATTGACCAGTGAATTGGCGGCCGGCGACCGGCTTGTCTCCAATAGCGATTCACCTTCAGAAAAGCAATTCAGGTAA
- a CDS encoding ABC transporter ATP-binding protein, translating into MNEIIKTHNLCKSFQGIEPARNVNISVNRAEFVTLLGPSGSGKSTLLALMGGLESPSAGTVFLEGQDLSQLDEDQLALLRRDKVGFVFQTFNLIPTLPAIENVGIPLYPTRISSQERRDRARALLKKVGLEERSANLPSQLSGGERQRVAIARALINEPSLVLCDEPTGNLDSKTGQEIIDLLRQLNSENGVTLFMVTHDKAIAKQAHRSLFMNDGEVRES; encoded by the coding sequence ATGAATGAAATCATCAAAACTCACAACCTTTGCAAAAGCTTTCAAGGCATAGAGCCTGCAAGGAACGTCAACATATCCGTCAACCGAGCAGAGTTTGTAACACTTCTCGGCCCGTCGGGTTCGGGCAAGAGTACGCTTCTGGCTCTGATGGGCGGCCTTGAGAGCCCGTCGGCAGGTACCGTCTTTCTCGAGGGCCAGGACTTGAGCCAACTCGACGAGGATCAACTGGCGTTGCTTCGCAGGGACAAAGTGGGATTTGTGTTCCAGACGTTCAACCTGATTCCCACATTGCCGGCAATCGAGAACGTGGGGATTCCGCTATACCCCACCCGTATCTCATCACAGGAACGGAGAGACCGAGCCAGGGCGCTGCTGAAAAAAGTCGGGCTTGAAGAGCGATCTGCCAATCTTCCTTCACAGCTTTCCGGCGGAGAACGCCAGCGCGTCGCCATAGCGAGGGCCCTTATTAATGAGCCGTCCCTGGTCCTGTGTGACGAACCCACCGGGAACCTTGATTCCAAGACCGGACAAGAAATCATAGACTTGCTTAGGCAGCTCAACTCGGAAAACGGGGTGACTCTCTTCATGGTCACGCATGACAAAGCGATTGCAAAGCAAGCACATCGCTCTCTCTTCATGAATGACGGGGAGGTGCGAGAGTCATGA
- a CDS encoding ABC transporter permease, with protein sequence MIHWNYVFSELSHRWRRTSVNISIIAFSIGVLIVVNVVGSSFQKAFRVPMEDMGATLTIQRAGDVPEKMEGLVLPCSVAPIRQEEVRSISQLAGVQSVSEALLVWDFDKTGFRIIAGLEPYAVSGPSLLKKALVSGRFLEKDDANKVVIDLSFAGKGNPELGQTMDIQGNQFEVVGVVDSSRVSQLAAAQVYLNLPQARQLVADSPQVKAVHTFSPGDSNLLFVQTDRDMVDTIEESIKGLMGDKASVSSPSSFREMLGGVFSLTDRFSGMISILALVAALVLVARTAAGNVQERKADIGTMKSVGWTTKDIIVQIGSETLVVVLIGTILGVLMGIIAAKMLALVTISIPIPWEMSPRPHFMPGGGDQLTRDVQLSVSISPLLLVSAFAGALVIGLTSAWAIARAITRLKPSEVFRYE encoded by the coding sequence ATGATTCACTGGAATTATGTTTTCAGCGAACTCTCCCATCGGTGGAGGAGGACGTCTGTAAACATCTCGATAATAGCGTTTTCGATAGGTGTGCTCATCGTAGTGAATGTCGTTGGTAGTTCGTTTCAAAAGGCGTTTCGGGTCCCGATGGAGGACATGGGCGCCACGTTAACGATTCAGCGTGCCGGCGACGTTCCCGAAAAAATGGAAGGACTTGTACTACCCTGCTCGGTGGCCCCCATTCGCCAGGAAGAGGTCAGGAGCATATCGCAACTGGCGGGCGTGCAGTCCGTCAGCGAAGCCTTGCTGGTATGGGACTTTGACAAGACGGGCTTCCGGATCATCGCGGGACTGGAACCGTATGCCGTCTCGGGGCCGTCACTCCTGAAGAAGGCCCTTGTATCGGGAAGGTTCCTCGAAAAAGACGATGCTAACAAGGTAGTGATCGACCTGTCCTTCGCGGGGAAGGGAAATCCGGAACTTGGTCAAACCATGGACATTCAGGGCAACCAGTTTGAGGTTGTCGGTGTAGTGGATTCTTCACGGGTCAGCCAACTGGCTGCGGCCCAAGTCTACCTGAACTTGCCCCAGGCACGACAGTTGGTCGCCGATTCGCCACAAGTAAAGGCAGTGCACACTTTCAGTCCCGGCGACTCGAACCTTCTTTTTGTTCAGACTGATCGAGACATGGTGGACACCATCGAAGAAAGTATCAAAGGCCTGATGGGTGACAAGGCTAGCGTGTCCAGTCCTTCCTCCTTCAGAGAAATGCTTGGCGGTGTCTTTTCGCTTACGGACCGCTTTTCCGGGATGATTTCCATTCTGGCTCTAGTTGCGGCTCTTGTGTTAGTCGCCCGGACTGCGGCGGGCAACGTTCAAGAGCGAAAGGCCGACATCGGCACGATGAAATCCGTTGGGTGGACAACAAAAGACATTATTGTCCAGATTGGCTCCGAGACGCTTGTCGTGGTCTTGATCGGCACCATCCTCGGTGTCTTGATGGGGATCATAGCGGCCAAGATGTTGGCTCTTGTGACCATTTCAATTCCAATCCCATGGGAAATGTCTCCCCGGCCCCATTTCATGCCGGGCGGCGGAGATCAGCTTACACGTGACGTGCAGCTGTCAGTATCCATTTCTCCCCTGCTACTGGTTTCCGCTTTTGCCGGAGCTTTGGTTATCGGCCTGACAAGCGCTTGGGCAATAGCTCGAGCAATAACCCGTCTAAAACCTTCGGAGGTCTTTCGCTATGAATGA
- a CDS encoding ABC transporter permease — protein MLRMINISYALRQLAARKGRSIAAIGGLSIGIALYVAFTTLSDAYGRLINLPFSQLNVDLIIQQPLSSKTTESTAGIRLPFSNQPIRGADAERIAKIRGLESLSPSLLLWDQSAQGFVVISGINLKPPSIGPAKAQQWVVDGKPLSGHGREVLLEKHFAKFYRKKPGDSMELGGKPFSIVGLVELKEGNTISSANAYVAIEQAQAMAALEADTSNVLFARLKQGVDADSVRKELAGILTGAIVSTADNIGDMMKGFSRISHGFSSMISILSFLFAAAITYRILSGSVNERIAEIGIMKTVGWRRNDIAVTVLAESFLLGLAGGVMGILLGYVAAYLLGTMKISLSVPWNLSPVPAGIGHMAKMNVHSVFLPIALSYQTVVVSLFVAAVISSVAGALIGRKLAGIKVMEALRSL, from the coding sequence ATGCTTAGAATGATCAACATAAGTTATGCCCTTCGGCAACTGGCGGCCCGTAAAGGCAGGTCGATTGCGGCCATAGGAGGTCTGTCCATAGGGATCGCTCTTTATGTGGCTTTCACCACGCTGTCCGATGCGTACGGCAGATTGATAAACCTGCCCTTTTCCCAGCTCAATGTGGACCTGATAATTCAGCAGCCGTTGTCTTCCAAGACAACGGAATCAACGGCCGGCATAAGATTGCCTTTTTCCAATCAACCGATTCGTGGTGCGGACGCAGAGCGTATTGCGAAGATCAGAGGTCTCGAATCGTTGAGCCCGTCCCTACTGCTGTGGGACCAATCCGCCCAAGGATTTGTGGTCATATCGGGGATAAATCTTAAGCCGCCGTCCATCGGCCCTGCAAAGGCCCAGCAGTGGGTTGTGGACGGCAAGCCCCTGTCCGGACACGGCCGAGAGGTCTTGCTGGAGAAACACTTTGCCAAATTCTATCGCAAGAAGCCCGGAGACAGTATGGAATTGGGCGGGAAACCTTTCAGTATAGTGGGCCTCGTGGAACTCAAGGAGGGGAACACCATATCCTCCGCGAATGCCTACGTTGCCATCGAACAGGCTCAGGCTATGGCTGCTTTGGAGGCCGACACTTCAAATGTGCTCTTTGCCCGCTTGAAGCAAGGGGTTGACGCGGATTCCGTGCGCAAAGAATTGGCCGGTATTTTGACCGGCGCCATTGTGTCAACCGCGGACAACATCGGCGACATGATGAAGGGATTTAGCAGAATCTCCCATGGATTCTCGTCCATGATCAGCATCCTCTCATTTTTGTTTGCTGCTGCCATCACGTACAGGATTCTCTCAGGTTCGGTCAATGAACGCATCGCGGAGATAGGCATCATGAAAACGGTGGGCTGGAGGAGGAACGATATCGCGGTCACCGTGTTGGCCGAATCGTTCCTTTTGGGGCTGGCAGGCGGCGTGATGGGGATCTTGCTCGGCTACGTGGCGGCCTATCTGCTTGGTACTATGAAGATTTCTCTCTCTGTGCCGTGGAATCTCAGCCCTGTCCCGGCAGGGATCGGCCACATGGCAAAGATGAACGTGCACTCGGTGTTTCTGCCCATTGCCCTGTCGTACCAGACGGTGGTGGTGTCTCTATTTGTTGCGGCAGTGATCAGCAGTGTGGCCGGCGCGCTGATTGGAAGGAAACTGGCCGGAATCAAGGTGATGGAAGCACTGCGAAGTCTTTAG
- a CDS encoding ogr/Delta-like zinc finger family protein has translation MEKDPTCPHCGSKMDPIETPLESTWGGEIHHVCFNDECCYFKNSWQALEGQGVDKTGYRCRVDPRGACGPLAVWSSSALKDLVCREKGE, from the coding sequence ATGGAAAAAGATCCAACTTGTCCCCACTGCGGGTCTAAAATGGACCCTATAGAGACCCCTCTCGAATCGACGTGGGGTGGAGAGATTCATCACGTTTGCTTTAACGACGAATGCTGCTATTTCAAGAACAGCTGGCAAGCGCTCGAAGGCCAAGGCGTCGATAAAACGGGGTATCGCTGCCGCGTAGACCCTCGTGGGGCCTGCGGCCCTTTGGCGGTTTGGTCGTCCAGTGCGCTGAAAGACCTTGTGTGTCGAGAAAAAGGAGAATAG
- a CDS encoding RDD family protein: protein MPMISRQETAIKGNRQTVSIETAEHFELQVELAGIGRRFLAYFVDKLVQLGFVVTLILTVALLAFFTSRSTLGWDYLIKLRAMLGQWVLALAFLTYGIIVIGYFILFEYLWDGSTPGKRWQNIRVIRRDGRPITFIDSMVRNVLRLVDILAEIYPLGLIVMFVDSRNRRLGDLVAGTLVISEREVSRPVTLESSRECDQSDAEIREAATQMTVEDYQLVSRFLSRRRGLDAEPRERLAREIYERAFRKPFVPSAIASDLEEALEKLETCYTERTRIL from the coding sequence GTGCCTATGATATCACGTCAAGAAACAGCTATAAAAGGAAACCGGCAAACGGTTTCTATTGAAACGGCCGAGCATTTTGAATTGCAGGTGGAGTTGGCGGGTATAGGCAGGAGGTTTTTGGCCTATTTCGTCGATAAGCTGGTTCAGTTAGGATTCGTAGTCACATTGATTTTGACGGTAGCGCTCCTGGCATTTTTCACCAGCCGGTCCACGTTGGGATGGGATTATCTGATCAAATTGAGAGCCATGCTCGGCCAATGGGTCCTGGCTCTGGCGTTTCTCACATACGGCATCATAGTTATAGGTTATTTCATACTTTTTGAGTACCTGTGGGACGGGTCGACCCCTGGCAAGAGATGGCAAAATATTAGGGTCATTCGCAGAGACGGCCGCCCCATTACGTTTATCGACTCGATGGTTCGAAATGTTCTCAGGTTGGTCGACATCCTTGCAGAAATCTATCCCCTGGGGCTTATCGTAATGTTCGTGGACTCCAGGAACAGGCGCCTGGGAGACCTGGTAGCAGGGACCCTCGTCATTTCCGAGAGGGAAGTCAGCAGGCCGGTGACTCTGGAATCGTCCAGGGAATGCGACCAGTCTGATGCGGAGATCCGTGAAGCGGCAACGCAAATGACCGTGGAAGATTATCAGCTTGTTTCGAGATTTCTTTCGAGACGCCGGGGTCTCGACGCGGAGCCCAGAGAGCGCCTCGCGCGAGAAATTTATGAGCGAGCATTCCGGAAGCCTTTTGTGCCCAGTGCCATCGCTTCGGATCTCGAAGAGGCACTGGAGAAACTCGAAACTTGCTACACCGAAAGAACCAGGATTCTGTAG
- a CDS encoding PAS domain S-box protein yields the protein MIDDNGKTTEPAEQLEEPIEKIILRSMNEGVITVECNGDIHTANPAALRILGLNEQEIHGRKFDSVFSQPKNAPFRDVFARVQAGVGTVHEQIQFERNDGQMLDLAVATSFLEVDECVPGSQTVAIVFRDITAFKSLERVKRRAVNHLSHELKTPLAIIKASTESLAKLRQADSKSAGALDRILRNVQRLSNIQVLVEQILSPPEYRPQTLQVLPFVEGILDDLRERSRHRSFDLVSHIEDVQTETLDPNILRLVLETLVKNAVENTPDDGEVSVSVQQAPEGILVQVRDRGVGIPVEDQEFIFEGFHHTQPTVEYSTKKPFDFNAGGAGLELLRLKALAELGYFEIAFETSRCKYVPTGRDHCPGAIASCSHVQDNEGCRESGGTTFSVLFRQRVNR from the coding sequence ATGATCGACGACAACGGCAAAACCACTGAACCCGCTGAGCAGCTTGAGGAGCCGATCGAGAAGATCATTCTGCGCAGCATGAACGAAGGTGTCATCACGGTTGAATGCAATGGGGACATCCATACCGCGAACCCGGCTGCTCTTAGGATCTTGGGGCTAAACGAGCAGGAAATCCACGGCAGGAAATTTGACTCTGTGTTTTCCCAGCCGAAAAACGCGCCTTTCAGGGACGTTTTTGCCCGCGTTCAGGCGGGTGTGGGAACGGTGCACGAGCAAATTCAATTCGAGCGAAATGACGGCCAAATGCTGGATCTGGCGGTCGCCACGTCCTTTCTGGAAGTGGATGAATGCGTGCCCGGCAGCCAGACCGTCGCTATAGTTTTTCGTGACATCACAGCGTTCAAGTCTCTGGAACGCGTTAAAAGGCGTGCCGTTAATCATCTGTCCCACGAACTCAAAACTCCTCTTGCCATTATCAAGGCCTCGACAGAGTCCCTTGCTAAGCTCCGTCAGGCTGACTCGAAGTCTGCTGGCGCTCTGGACCGAATTCTCCGCAATGTTCAGAGGCTTAGCAATATCCAGGTCCTCGTGGAGCAAATCCTGAGCCCTCCCGAGTACAGGCCTCAAACGTTGCAGGTCTTGCCGTTTGTCGAGGGAATCCTCGATGATCTTCGAGAACGCTCACGCCACCGGTCATTCGATCTTGTCTCTCATATCGAGGATGTGCAGACAGAGACGCTGGATCCGAACATCCTGCGACTTGTCCTGGAAACCCTGGTTAAGAACGCGGTCGAGAACACCCCGGATGATGGAGAGGTCTCCGTTTCAGTGCAACAGGCACCGGAAGGAATCCTGGTCCAGGTCCGGGACCGTGGAGTCGGCATACCTGTTGAGGATCAAGAATTCATATTCGAGGGGTTCCATCACACCCAGCCCACAGTGGAATACTCCACAAAAAAGCCGTTCGATTTCAACGCGGGTGGTGCGGGCCTGGAGTTGCTCAGATTGAAGGCATTGGCCGAGCTTGGCTATTTTGAAATTGCCTTCGAGACTTCCCGGTGCAAATATGTCCCGACGGGTCGGGACCATTGCCCGGGCGCCATCGCGTCATGTTCCCACGTGCAAGACAATGAAGGATGCCGCGAATCCGGTGGCACTACGTTTTCAGTGCTTTTCCGGCAACGTGTGAATCGATGA
- a CDS encoding CoA-binding protein, with protein sequence MDSAFRKRLDRMFSPRSVAVIGAGASPDKVGHAIMDSLVTGGFPGPIYPVHPRHERILGLKVYPDLDHLPEVPDLAVVALNQQSTVKATARLREMGVSGVSVIAGGYSEMGSDGAKLQEALKDAAGDMPMVGPNTLGFLNARAKLNVTFYPRVLHPGTVSFLSQSGGIGLGIKGRADDEGLGLAKWVGVGNRVNLEFDTLLEYLKDDPETRVIGIFTEGSADPRAFVKQVATITPEKPVIVYKGGLGDDADRVTVTHTGAAAGSARIWEGALRQAGAHMVSSIDEMVAVCKGLSVGKVPRGKRLGIFTHTAGPSIVAWDMLSKEPGCVLAELTPATIQRIADILGPTVPVVYKNPVDGAAGAFLTEPFHDIAEALLADPSVDALLAIFCEHKNWAYPSQALIELAAQYPQPIIACFIGTIQKIGPDRARLHEAGVPTYVLPEDAALGLAALLRRVR encoded by the coding sequence ATGGATTCGGCTTTTCGCAAGCGATTGGACAGAATGTTTTCCCCGCGCTCCGTTGCTGTAATAGGCGCTGGAGCCAGCCCCGACAAAGTGGGGCACGCTATAATGGATAGTTTGGTTACCGGGGGGTTTCCAGGCCCGATCTATCCCGTGCATCCGCGGCATGAGCGCATTCTGGGGCTGAAGGTTTACCCCGACCTGGACCATTTGCCGGAGGTCCCTGACCTGGCTGTGGTAGCGTTGAATCAGCAGTCGACGGTTAAGGCCACCGCGCGATTGCGAGAAATGGGCGTCAGTGGCGTCAGTGTAATTGCCGGCGGATATTCGGAAATGGGCAGTGACGGGGCCAAGCTTCAGGAAGCATTGAAAGACGCGGCCGGCGACATGCCTATGGTTGGGCCCAATACTTTGGGGTTCCTCAATGCTCGGGCAAAGCTAAATGTTACCTTTTATCCGAGAGTATTGCATCCGGGGACGGTGTCTTTCCTCAGCCAGAGCGGAGGCATCGGACTAGGCATAAAAGGCCGAGCGGACGACGAGGGGTTGGGGCTCGCCAAATGGGTAGGAGTCGGCAACCGGGTGAACCTGGAATTTGATACTTTGCTGGAATACCTCAAAGATGATCCTGAAACACGGGTCATTGGCATTTTTACCGAAGGGTCCGCTGATCCGAGGGCCTTCGTGAAGCAGGTGGCGACAATCACTCCCGAAAAGCCCGTTATCGTGTACAAAGGCGGTTTGGGAGACGACGCGGATAGGGTTACGGTAACCCACACCGGAGCGGCCGCGGGTTCCGCTCGCATATGGGAAGGCGCTTTACGACAAGCCGGCGCGCATATGGTGTCTTCCATCGACGAGATGGTGGCTGTGTGCAAAGGCCTGTCCGTGGGCAAAGTCCCCCGCGGAAAAAGGCTCGGGATCTTCACTCATACCGCCGGTCCAAGCATCGTGGCGTGGGACATGCTCAGCAAAGAGCCTGGTTGCGTCCTTGCCGAACTGACTCCAGCCACGATCCAACGCATCGCTGACATACTCGGCCCCACTGTCCCGGTAGTTTACAAGAACCCGGTGGACGGCGCAGCGGGGGCCTTCCTCACTGAGCCGTTCCACGACATCGCGGAAGCCCTGCTTGCCGATCCGTCGGTGGACGCCTTGCTGGCGATCTTCTGTGAACACAAAAACTGGGCCTATCCCTCCCAAGCACTCATCGAACTGGCCGCGCAATACCCACAGCCAATCATCGCGTGCTTTATCGGCACAATCCAAAAAATCGGACCAGACCGCGCCCGACTCCATGAAGCAGGTGTCCCCACATACGTCCTCCCCGAAGACGCAGCCCTCGGCCTCGCAGCCCTGCTCCGCAGGGTGCGGTGA